Proteins from a genomic interval of Rosa chinensis cultivar Old Blush chromosome 2, RchiOBHm-V2, whole genome shotgun sequence:
- the LOC112190257 gene encoding auxin-responsive protein IAA29 produces MELQLGLALPTNNNFPVKGGLDLNINDFLCHPTISDGSSNKNKKRSFTQAFEPSNATAAVPRTLPWLLWNNQPNDDDEDDTKHSSRYTIMIKNEEDGLVGWPPIKSWKKETCFHIHGDGGGRRHRTVGINGGNSTFVKVKMEGVGIARKIDLSQHQNFQTLQRTLMHMFDKCEIDSDNYKLTYQDREGDWLLAHDQDVPWRTFVRSVQRLKLLKRGN; encoded by the exons ATGGAGCTTCAGCTGGGTCTCGCTCTTCCAACCAATAACAATTTTCCCGTCAAAGGCGGCCTCGACTTGAACATTAACGACTTTCTCTGCCACCCTACTATTAGTGACGGCAGcagcaacaagaacaagaagcGTAGTTTCACCCAAGCTTTTGAGCCCAGCAATGCAACAGCAGCCGTGCCTCGAACGCTGCCTTGGTTGCTTTGGAACAACCAACCAAACGACGACGACGAAGATGACACCAAACACAGTTCTCGTTACACCATTATGATCAA AAATGAGGAAGACGGACTGGTGGGTTGGCCGCCCATTAAGTCATGGAAGAAGGAGACTTGCTTTCACATCCACGGCGACGGCGGTGGCCGTCGTCATCGGACAGTAGGGATTAATGGCGGAAACTCTACATTTGTGAAGGTGAAAATGGAGGGAGTTGGAATAGCAAGAAAGATTGACTTGAGCCAACATCAAAATTTCCAAACACTCCAAAGAACCTTGATGCACATGTTTGACAAATGTGAGATAGATTCAGACAATTATAAACTCACTTATCAAGACAGGGAAGGAGACTGGCTTCTTGCTCATGATCAAGATGTACCTTGgag AACTTTCGTGCGGTCTGTGCAACGACTCAAATTACTTAAAAGGGGAAACTAG
- the LOC112190256 gene encoding beta-1,4-mannosyl-glycoprotein 4-beta-N-acetylglucosaminyltransferase: protein MLNTKPLVIVLQGMAPRTLPLRPTSRRTPRKFFCLLLLIFVPACIFGLYTDHRKVTYFFRPLWDKPPAPFIQLPHYYAENVSMDHLCRLHGWSLRATPRRIFDAIIFSNELDLLDIRWHELYPYVTKFVIIESNSTFTGIPKPLYFASNRNRFAFAEEKIIQYAFPGRTLHRGSHANPFKLERKQRVAMNALLQYAGISYGDVVIMSDTDEIPSSQTLKLLQWCDGIPSKMHLELKHYMYSFEFPVDYSSWRATAQIYSPNTKYQHTRQTDDMLSDAGWHCSFCFRHIDDFVFKMTAYSHADRVRRRDFLDYRRIQRLICQGDDLFDMLPEEYTFKDLIKKMGSIPKSASAVHLPAYLIKNADKFRFLLPGGCIR, encoded by the coding sequence ATGTTAAACACTAAACCTCTCGTAATCGTCCTTCAAGGCATGGCACCACGAACTCTTCCTCTTCGTCCTACTTCCAGACGGACTCCACGCAAGTTCTTTTGTCTGTTACTGTTGATATTTGTGCCTGCATGTATATTTGGACTCTATACTGATCACCGGAAAGTTACATATTTCTTCCGGCCACTTTGGGATAAGCCTCCAGCTCCGTTCATACAGCTGCCACACTACTATGCAGAAAATGTAAGTATGGACCATCTCTGCCGCCTTCATGGCTGGTCCCTGCGTGCCACCCCACGCCGTATTTTTGATGCCATCATCTTCAGCAATGAATTAGACTTGCTTGATATCAGGTGGCATGAACTTTATCCATATGTCACAAAATTTGTAATCATCGAGTCAAATAGTACTTTCACTGGAATCCCAAAACCTCTCTACTTTGCTTCAAATCGGAACAGGTTTGCCTTTGCTGAGGAAAAAATCATCCAGTATGCCTTTCCTGGAAGAACTCTACACCGAGGTTCACATGCAAACCCCTTCAAACTTGAGAGAAAGCAACGTGTAGCTATGAATGCTTTACTTCAGTATGCAGGGATTTCCTATGGCGATGTCGTGATAATGTCAGATACTGATGAGATCCCTAGCTCGCAGACTTTGAAACTATTGCAATGGTGTGATGGGATCCCTTCTAAAATGCATCTTGAGCTGAAGCACTACATGTACTCATTTGAGTTCCCGGTGGACTATAGCAGCTGGCGGGCTACAGCTCAGATCTACAGCCCAAATACCAAATACCAGCATACCCGGCAAACTGATGACATGCTCTCTGATGCGGGATGGCATTGTAGTTTTTGCTTTCGGCACATTGATGACTTTGTGTTCAAAATGACTGCTTATAGCCACGCAGACCGTGTGAGGCGGAGAGATTTTCTGGATTACAGAAGAATACAGAGGCTCATTTGTCAAGGAGACGATCTTTTCGATATGTTGCCCGAAGAGTACACATTCAAGGACTTGATTAAGAAGATGGGATCGATTCCCAAATCAGCTTCTGCAGTTCATCTTCCTGCTTATTTGATAAAGAATGCAGACAAGTTTAGGTTCCTTCTCCCTGGAGGCTGTATCAGATAA
- the LOC112184351 gene encoding beta-1,4-mannosyl-glycoprotein 4-beta-N-acetylglucosaminyltransferase isoform X1, whose amino-acid sequence MAPRYLRHTPRRTPRKFFYLLLLIFVPACIFGLFIDYRKVTYFLRPLWDTPPAPFTWLPHYYAENVSMDHLCRLHGWSVRATPRRIFDAIIFSNEIDLLDIRWHELYPYVTKFVIIEANTTFTGISKPLYFASNRNRFAFADEKIVHYVFPGTTRRGDSHADPFKFERMQRAAMDDLLRQAGISNGDVLIMADTDEIPRPQTLKLLQWCGGIPSKLHFEMKHYLYSFEFPMDSIWKTASNIYGPNTRYMHSRQTDDLLSDAGWHCSFCFRHIEEFVFKMGAYSHAERVRRRDFLDYRRIQRLICHGDDLFDMLPEEFTFKDLIRKMGSIPKSASAINLPAYLIKNADKFRYLLPGGCIRETGSSSNFPKESSYSDPSVF is encoded by the coding sequence ATGGCACCACGATATCTTCGTCATACTCCCAGACGGACTCCACGCAAGTTCTTTTATCTCTTACTGTTGATATTCGTGCCTGCATGTATATTTGGACTCTTTATAGATTACCGGAAAGTTACATATTTCCTCCGGCCACTTTGGGATACGCCTCCAGCTCCGTTCACATGGCTGCCACACTACTATGCAGAAAATGTAAGCATGGACCATCTCTGCCGCCTTCATGGCTGGTCCGTGCGTGCCACTCCACGCCGTATTTTTGATGCCATCATCTTCAGCAATGAAATAGACTTGCTTGATATCAGGTGGCATGAACTTTATCCATATGTCACAAAATTTGTAATCATCGAGGCAAATACTACTTTCACTGGAATCTCTAAACCTCTTTACTTCGCTTCAAATCGGAACAGATTTGCCTTTgctgatgaaaaaattgtgcacTATGTCTTTCCTGGCACAACTCGAAGAGGAGATTCACATGCAGACCCCTTCAAATTTGAGAGAATGCAACGTGCAGCTATGGATGATTTACTTCGGCAGGCAGGGATTTCCAATGGCGATGTCCTGATAATGGCGGATACTGATGAGATCCCTAGGCCGCAGACGTTGAAACTGTTGCAATGGTGTGGTGGGATCCCTTCTAAACTGCATTTTGAGATGAAGCACTACCTGTACTCATTTGAGTTCCCAATGGACAGCATCTGGAAGACTGCATCTAATATCTACGGCCCGAATACCAGGTACATGCATTCGAGGCAAACTGATGACCTGCTCTCTGATGCGGGATGGCATTGTAGTTTTTGCTTTCGGCACATTGAGGAGTTTGTGTTCAAGATGGGAGCTTATAGCCACGCAGAGCGTGTGAGGCGGAGAGACTTTCTGGATTACAGAAGAATACAGAGGCTCATTTGTCATGGTGACGATCTTTTTGATATGTTACCTGAAGAGTTCACATTCAAGGACTTGATCAGGAAGATGGGATCGATTCCCAAATCAGCTTCTGCAATTAACCTTCCTGCTTATTTGATAAAGAATGCGGACAAGTTTAGGTACCTTCTCCCTGGAGGCTGTATCAGAGAGACTGGTAGCTCttctaattttcctaaggaaagTAGTTATTCTGATCCTAGTGTTTTTTAG
- the LOC112184351 gene encoding beta-1,4-mannosyl-glycoprotein 4-beta-N-acetylglucosaminyltransferase isoform X2 yields MAPRYLRHTPRRTPRKFFYLLLLIFVPACIFGLFIDYRKVTYFLRPLWDTPPAPFTWLPHYYAENVSMDHLCRLHGWSVRATPRRIFDAIIFSNEIDLLDIRFAFADEKIVHYVFPGTTRRGDSHADPFKFERMQRAAMDDLLRQAGISNGDVLIMADTDEIPRPQTLKLLQWCGGIPSKLHFEMKHYLYSFEFPMDSIWKTASNIYGPNTRYMHSRQTDDLLSDAGWHCSFCFRHIEEFVFKMGAYSHAERVRRRDFLDYRRIQRLICHGDDLFDMLPEEFTFKDLIRKMGSIPKSASAINLPAYLIKNADKFRYLLPGGCIRETGSSSNFPKESSYSDPSVF; encoded by the exons ATGGCACCACGATATCTTCGTCATACTCCCAGACGGACTCCACGCAAGTTCTTTTATCTCTTACTGTTGATATTCGTGCCTGCATGTATATTTGGACTCTTTATAGATTACCGGAAAGTTACATATTTCCTCCGGCCACTTTGGGATACGCCTCCAGCTCCGTTCACATGGCTGCCACACTACTATGCAGAAAATGTAAGCATGGACCATCTCTGCCGCCTTCATGGCTGGTCCGTGCGTGCCACTCCACGCCGTATTTTTGATGCCATCATCTTCAGCAATGAAATAGACTTGCTTGATATCAG ATTTGCCTTTgctgatgaaaaaattgtgcacTATGTCTTTCCTGGCACAACTCGAAGAGGAGATTCACATGCAGACCCCTTCAAATTTGAGAGAATGCAACGTGCAGCTATGGATGATTTACTTCGGCAGGCAGGGATTTCCAATGGCGATGTCCTGATAATGGCGGATACTGATGAGATCCCTAGGCCGCAGACGTTGAAACTGTTGCAATGGTGTGGTGGGATCCCTTCTAAACTGCATTTTGAGATGAAGCACTACCTGTACTCATTTGAGTTCCCAATGGACAGCATCTGGAAGACTGCATCTAATATCTACGGCCCGAATACCAGGTACATGCATTCGAGGCAAACTGATGACCTGCTCTCTGATGCGGGATGGCATTGTAGTTTTTGCTTTCGGCACATTGAGGAGTTTGTGTTCAAGATGGGAGCTTATAGCCACGCAGAGCGTGTGAGGCGGAGAGACTTTCTGGATTACAGAAGAATACAGAGGCTCATTTGTCATGGTGACGATCTTTTTGATATGTTACCTGAAGAGTTCACATTCAAGGACTTGATCAGGAAGATGGGATCGATTCCCAAATCAGCTTCTGCAATTAACCTTCCTGCTTATTTGATAAAGAATGCGGACAAGTTTAGGTACCTTCTCCCTGGAGGCTGTATCAGAGAGACTGGTAGCTCttctaattttcctaaggaaagTAGTTATTCTGATCCTAGTGTTTTTTAG